One Ignavibacterium album JCM 16511 genomic region harbors:
- a CDS encoding cytochrome c family protein, giving the protein MKHLVIFLISFLFISPNLLPQNNFTYVGVDQCAMCHKTEKQGSQLSIWKNSKHSKAYETLKTEKANQIAKEKGFTTPAIETQECLKCHATGYNLDKAMLGNKFKIEDGVQCETCHGPGSAYKDMKVMKDRALAIKNGLIVHDEKEKFCISCHNAESPTYTGFEFEEYWENIKHNIPKN; this is encoded by the coding sequence ATGAAACACCTGGTAATCTTCCTTATATCATTTCTTTTTATCAGCCCAAATCTTCTCCCTCAAAACAATTTTACATATGTTGGTGTTGATCAGTGTGCTATGTGCCACAAAACGGAAAAACAGGGAAGTCAACTAAGCATTTGGAAAAACAGCAAACATTCCAAAGCTTATGAAACATTGAAGACCGAAAAAGCTAACCAGATTGCCAAAGAAAAAGGATTTACAACTCCTGCCATAGAAACTCAGGAATGCCTTAAATGTCATGCAACAGGTTACAATCTTGATAAGGCAATGCTGGGAAATAAATTTAAAATTGAAGATGGTGTACAATGCGAAACTTGTCACGGTCCCGGCTCAGCATACAAAGATATGAAAGTGATGAAAGACAGAGCATTGGCAATTAAAAACGGATTGATTGTGCATGACGAAAAAGAAAAATTCTGCATTAGCTGTCACAATGCAGAAAGTCCAACTTACACAGGATTTGAGTTTGAAGAATATTGGGAAAATATCAAACATAATATTCCTAAAAACTAA
- a CDS encoding CxxxxCH/CxxCH domain c-type cytochrome, protein MKTRIFLLLISSTLTLIFTSCSDMRVDVQPAPEVGVHPEGIINPKSSNFHGVLIQNINWKMNECQNCHAADYSGGITGASCLTCHTQPAGPEACNTCHGVFNNPNIIAPNKGAHYKHLYTASSGKSVECIACHIVPEQFKSVGHIDDSKGAEINFGSIALTETNEPGTQDYDASLSLFTPVPTYNKTSQTCSNTYCHGYFKNGNTENAVSFTVGSNGAKCGSCHGDAATGNPLPKTSAQGGTHPNVTSCNACHSGVVDLVNGNWVISDPTKHINGLLNIFGQERDY, encoded by the coding sequence ATGAAAACAAGAATATTTTTATTATTAATTTCATCAACATTAACTCTTATATTCACATCTTGCAGTGATATGAGAGTTGATGTTCAGCCAGCTCCAGAAGTTGGTGTACATCCGGAAGGAATTATTAATCCCAAATCATCAAATTTCCATGGTGTATTGATTCAAAATATAAATTGGAAAATGAATGAGTGTCAAAATTGTCACGCTGCTGATTATAGCGGTGGTATCACAGGTGCAAGCTGTTTAACCTGCCATACACAACCAGCTGGACCGGAAGCGTGCAACACTTGTCATGGTGTTTTCAATAATCCTAACATAATCGCACCAAATAAAGGTGCTCACTATAAACATCTATACACCGCTTCTTCAGGTAAATCGGTCGAATGTATCGCTTGTCATATAGTTCCGGAACAATTTAAATCAGTCGGTCATATAGATGATTCAAAAGGTGCAGAAATAAATTTCGGTTCAATAGCATTGACTGAGACAAATGAACCTGGCACTCAGGATTATGATGCATCACTTTCTTTATTTACTCCTGTTCCTACATATAATAAAACATCACAGACTTGCAGTAACACTTATTGTCATGGTTACTTCAAAAATGGTAATACTGAAAATGCAGTAAGCTTTACGGTTGGTTCAAACGGTGCTAAATGCGGGAGCTGTCACGGCGATGCAGCAACAGGTAATCCATTACCCAAAACTTCAGCTCAAGGTGGAACACATCCAAATGTTACATCATGTAACGCTTGTCATTCGGGAGTTGTTGATTTAGTGAATGGTAATTGGGTAATATCTGATCCTACAAAACATATAAATGGATTGTTAAATATTTTTGGACAGGAAAGAGATTATTAG
- a CDS encoding ATP-dependent Clp protease adaptor ClpS translates to MPELPSQKPTFEEDVDSISDIASRVVLYNDDWHTFDEVIAQLIKAINCTYEQARALSFEVHVKGKAIVFSGSMPDCLKVSSILEEIALHTQIIT, encoded by the coding sequence ATGCCAGAGTTACCAAGCCAAAAACCTACTTTTGAAGAAGATGTTGATTCGATAAGCGATATTGCGAGTCGGGTTGTGCTCTATAATGATGACTGGCATACTTTCGATGAAGTTATTGCTCAGTTAATAAAAGCAATAAACTGTACTTACGAACAAGCAAGAGCACTATCATTTGAAGTTCATGTGAAAGGTAAGGCAATCGTATTCAGTGGTTCAATGCCTGATTGTCTGAAAGTTTCTTCAATACTCGAAGAGATTGCTCTTCACACTCAAATTATTACCTGA
- a CDS encoding T9SS-dependent choice-of-anchor J family protein, translating to MRKTKFVVSFFLLIILLLSTNLYSQNAETVETQSLTEKPNKIPINITPQIPVLYPELLELYDNGPIITNAGGGPGGSDGSVLQNTSLGLNVLGFNWARNSSVFIADNFTVPDGANWTVDSVRFYGYQTGSTTTSTFTGLYISIYRGNPAYGLTPVYGDTTTNRLLRTYWTGAYRYAENNVGTTRPIMAVVGSTTGLNLPSGEYWIMVSATGSLTSGPWMPPISILEEPNTGDALQKISGIWQEVIDNGIYTNQGIPFKIFGNSVAPTGPGFAKTPSPYDGSVIATYPNVTLTWTNPNEATSNQVWFGPHPDSLSLIHSGSLVNSKGVTSLSPYKVYFWRVDEIGTEGTTQGTLWAFRTIAGPQTLPYNQNFDDVFFPPQYWTSLRGTNSNQWLRFTGTGVPYAGTAAMVYPFNPVYQADAWMITPGFNLTAGINYTVKFYQKVHNAGFPEKLRITVGNFPNISNQTTVLWSDTNLTTTAYTERLVSFTPTSSGTYYFGFNCFSNADRFYLYVDEVSIYETPNNDLGTVNLYESLGVMKEQIVNNNFSREIYEKSKVQSHSTGSGNLGITLIQKIDSDFSEVTPPVFKVVVKNFGNVTENSYQVGWAVDGINQSPVSNTQPLAPTQTDTLTLNWSSATAGLHSVKAWTILAGDGNPFNDTSNVYSFYVASDNSVFLEKFEGSFPPAGWDTVNVDGGGTTLWFKGNPTVFPALEGTGYAGSNFQGANGFYIDQWLITPNNGSLMEATDSLVFWLRSPDGSIWPDSLQILVSTTGNNIGDFTTVLDYIEAPIAGWARYAYALPNSANRYIAFRYLHYDGGPTGNSSNYIGLDLVEIVRYSTASTFQLTVSVGNGWNMVSVPGLHPVDQNILTWWPGKDPAANVFKFQGAYQSVTTVQPGLGYWMKHLGTNTYNTGDEWPAGGINIVAHDPLNAAAGWNLIGGYEFLAPTSALTTNPSGLISGFVYGYTTSGGYQVASDLVPGYGYWLKLTAAGQININPGPKANFKLSDFIPDDFGKIIITDNAGKSYTLYVAQGKQAQKTSLDFFELPPVAFPDMFDVRYTTGRFVEDLSSAMKTVQMQGVEYPVRVRVEGMMLRITDETGKAVNERVNSGEEITISNSQISKLNVMSDIIPDKYSLEQNYPNPFNPTTTIEFSLPEDVENVRLTIYNALGEKVSELVNGKMEAGRYRYQWNAGNVATGLYIYELRTNKFTLSRKMLLMK from the coding sequence ATGAGAAAAACTAAATTCGTTGTCTCGTTTTTCCTCTTAATAATTCTGTTGCTTTCAACAAATCTTTATTCTCAGAATGCAGAAACTGTTGAGACTCAGTCTTTAACTGAGAAGCCTAATAAAATTCCGATAAATATAACTCCTCAGATTCCTGTTCTTTATCCTGAATTACTTGAGTTATATGATAATGGACCAATTATAACCAACGCCGGTGGTGGCCCAGGCGGCTCTGATGGAAGCGTGCTGCAAAATACTTCGCTCGGTTTAAATGTATTGGGATTTAACTGGGCACGAAACAGCTCAGTATTTATTGCAGATAATTTTACAGTACCCGATGGAGCAAATTGGACTGTTGATTCTGTCCGATTTTATGGTTATCAAACTGGTTCTACAACTACTTCTACTTTTACAGGATTGTATATTTCTATTTACAGAGGAAATCCTGCTTATGGATTAACGCCTGTTTATGGAGATACTACCACCAATAGATTGTTGAGAACTTATTGGACAGGAGCTTATCGCTACGCCGAAAATAATGTTGGAACAACAAGACCAATTATGGCAGTAGTCGGGTCAACGACTGGATTAAATTTACCTTCAGGTGAGTATTGGATAATGGTAAGCGCTACTGGTTCATTAACATCAGGTCCGTGGATGCCGCCGATTTCAATATTAGAAGAACCTAACACCGGTGATGCATTGCAAAAGATTTCAGGAATTTGGCAAGAGGTAATCGACAATGGTATTTATACTAATCAGGGCATACCATTTAAAATTTTTGGAAATTCAGTTGCACCAACAGGACCAGGATTTGCCAAAACCCCTTCTCCATATGATGGAAGTGTCATTGCTACCTATCCAAATGTAACATTAACCTGGACTAATCCAAATGAAGCTACCTCAAATCAGGTTTGGTTTGGTCCACATCCCGATAGTTTATCACTTATACATTCCGGGTCATTAGTTAATTCAAAAGGTGTTACTTCACTAAGTCCATATAAAGTCTATTTCTGGAGAGTAGATGAAATTGGAACTGAGGGAACTACTCAGGGAACTTTGTGGGCCTTTAGAACTATCGCCGGACCACAAACTCTGCCATATAATCAAAATTTTGATGATGTTTTCTTTCCACCACAATATTGGACAAGCTTAAGAGGAACAAATAGTAATCAATGGCTCAGATTTACCGGTACGGGTGTGCCATATGCAGGCACAGCTGCAATGGTATATCCTTTCAATCCTGTTTATCAGGCAGATGCATGGATGATAACACCAGGATTTAATCTAACAGCCGGAATTAATTATACAGTAAAATTCTATCAAAAAGTTCATAATGCGGGTTTTCCTGAAAAACTCCGAATAACAGTCGGTAATTTTCCCAATATATCGAATCAAACAACAGTTCTGTGGAGTGATACAAATTTAACTACTACGGCATATACTGAAAGATTAGTTTCTTTCACACCTACTTCAAGCGGTACATATTATTTTGGATTTAATTGTTTCTCAAATGCTGATCGATTTTATTTGTATGTAGATGAAGTATCTATCTACGAAACTCCAAATAACGACCTTGGAACGGTTAATCTGTATGAATCTCTTGGTGTGATGAAAGAACAGATTGTTAATAATAACTTTAGTCGAGAAATTTATGAAAAATCTAAAGTACAATCTCACAGTACTGGTTCTGGAAACTTAGGAATTACACTCATTCAAAAAATTGATTCAGATTTTTCAGAAGTGACACCACCCGTCTTCAAAGTAGTAGTCAAGAATTTTGGAAATGTAACTGAGAATAGTTACCAGGTTGGCTGGGCAGTCGACGGTATAAACCAATCCCCTGTTTCTAATACACAACCATTAGCACCAACCCAAACAGATACATTAACTTTAAATTGGAGCTCTGCAACAGCAGGATTACATTCAGTAAAAGCGTGGACAATTCTTGCTGGCGATGGGAATCCGTTTAATGACACTTCGAATGTTTATTCATTTTATGTTGCTTCGGATAATTCAGTATTCCTTGAAAAATTTGAAGGTTCATTTCCACCGGCAGGTTGGGATACAGTAAATGTTGATGGTGGAGGTACTACACTTTGGTTTAAGGGAAATCCCACTGTTTTTCCTGCATTAGAAGGTACCGGTTATGCCGGGTCCAACTTTCAGGGGGCAAATGGATTTTACATTGATCAATGGCTTATTACACCAAATAATGGTAGTTTGATGGAAGCAACAGATTCACTGGTCTTTTGGTTAAGATCACCAGACGGCTCCATTTGGCCGGATTCATTACAAATTCTTGTTTCAACAACAGGAAATAATATTGGTGATTTCACCACTGTTCTCGATTATATTGAAGCACCAATAGCTGGATGGGCCCGTTATGCTTATGCTTTGCCGAATTCAGCTAACAGGTACATTGCTTTTAGATATTTACATTATGATGGTGGGCCAACCGGAAATAGCTCCAATTACATTGGTTTGGATCTGGTTGAAATTGTAAGATATTCAACTGCATCTACTTTCCAGCTAACAGTTTCAGTTGGCAATGGTTGGAATATGGTATCAGTACCTGGTTTACATCCTGTTGATCAGAATATACTTACCTGGTGGCCTGGTAAAGACCCTGCTGCAAATGTTTTCAAGTTCCAGGGTGCTTATCAATCTGTTACAACAGTTCAACCTGGTCTCGGCTACTGGATGAAACATCTCGGTACTAATACTTACAACACCGGCGATGAATGGCCTGCTGGTGGTATCAATATCGTTGCTCACGATCCTCTTAATGCTGCTGCCGGCTGGAACCTCATAGGTGGTTATGAGTTCTTAGCCCCTACTTCGGCTCTTACTACTAATCCTTCAGGGCTCATATCCGGTTTCGTATATGGTTACACTACTAGTGGTGGTTATCAGGTTGCTAGTGACCTCGTTCCTGGTTATGGCTACTGGCTTAAACTTACTGCTGCAGGACAGATTAACATAAATCCAGGTCCTAAAGCTAATTTCAAACTCTCTGACTTTATCCCTGATGACTTCGGTAAGATTATCATTACTGATAACGCAGGTAAGTCTTATACTCTCTATGTTGCTCAGGGTAAACAAGCTCAGAAGACTTCACTCGACTTCTTCGAACTTCCTCCCGTTGCATTCCCTGATATGTTCGATGTAAGATACACAACCGGAAGATTTGTTGAAGATTTGAGCAGTGCAATGAAGACTGTTCAGATGCAGGGAGTAGAATATCCTGTAAGGGTAAGAGTAGAAGGAATGATGCTGAGGATAACAGATGAAACAGGAAAAGCAGTAAATGAGAGAGTAAACTCAGGTGAAGAGATAACAATCAGCAACTCACAGATAAGCAAGTTGAATGTGATGAGTGATATAATACCTGATAAGTATTCTCTTGAGCAGAATTATCCGAATCCATTCAACCCAACGACAACAATAGAATTCTCATTGCCTGAGGATGTAGAGAATGTAAGGTTAACGATATACAATGCATTGGGAGAGAAGGTATCAGAGTTAGTAAACGGAAAGATGGAAGCAGGCAGATACAGATATCAGTGGAATGCTGGAAATGTTGCTACAGGATTGTATATCTATGAACTGAGAACAAACAAATTCACATTATCTAGAAAAATGCTTCTGATGAAATAA
- a CDS encoding T9SS type A sorting domain-containing protein, translated as MHKKTNLFVFILLLFSIGISTAFSQQLKLIVSNISFESSNSLTFDVYIQNTGATSVTYSNAAFVWNFDPAFLNGGNALFSLITDYSDFPSTALPPSALLTGSNIIRTSSNLPGANGTILPGEGKRISRFRFQTTASSFNGSYFNLTWKNSVTPYTRVYSWNNVTGLPEEVINLSFNVQQPLLVENFEFSGSLTANGWTAHSGSGTNPISTTTGLTYTNYPGSGVGNAALITNMGGEDVNRGFDSVFTDGSSVYYSFMLNVNETASNKTGDYFIHLGDRVSPVSFTAFSARLYARVVSDQVNFGISNTSTPTYGTTNFSKNQTYLIVVKYTINSAGNDTTKFWVFSSGVPQSEDQAGAPELTNSLTAGQNNIDAIGLRQGSATTSPSVIVDGIRIGRNWEDIVTIPTGPQLAVNPSTLSGFSYFVGSGPSASQSYNLSGSDLNPPSGNITVTAPTNYEISLNNSTFSNSLLVPYSGGSLASTPIYVRLKAGLTGGLYNGEVITNSGGGASDAIVTCNGFVLKPEPTNHVSNFSGSLGNPGYYYINLNWIDATGGTLPDGYLIRASSFAFDSIPNPVDGVPVNNSTFNQNVNQGIQSATFGLNSGTTYYFKIFPYTNSGSLIDYKTDGTVPQFSISTDNLPVLPIVENFSYTVGSFLSQNGWVPHSGAGSNPVTVVDTNLSYTGYQYSNIGKAVYITNTGEDVNRAFETTATGSLYASFLVSFDSVQNAGDYFFHFGPENTTAIFLGKVFAKRDSITGNLAFGVAKRNNTEAVYTSPIYSLGTTYLVVVKYEFYDGGTSNDTAKLWINPVLDGNEPTPDLKVGDSGTDAVSLAMIALRQGSTASSPRLYIDGIRVATSWIPSTSQTTFQLTVSVGNGWNMVSVPGLHPVDQNILTWWPGKDPAANVFKFQGAYQSVTTVQPGLGYWMKHLGANTYNTGDEWPAGGINIVPHDPLNAAAGWNLIGGYEFLAPTSALTTNPSGLISGFVYGYTTSGGYQVASDLVPGYGYWLKLTAAGQININPGPKANFKLSDFIPDDFGKIIITDNAGKSYTLYVAQGKQAQKTSLDFFELPPVAFPDMFDVRYTTGRFVEDLSSAMKTVQMQGVEYPVRVRVEGMMLRITDETGKAVNERVNSGEEITISNSQISKLNVMSDIIPDKYSLEQNYPNPFNPTTTIEFSLPEDVENVRLTIYNALGEKVAELVNGKMEAGRYRYQWNAGNVATGLYIYELKTNKFSSVKKMMLLK; from the coding sequence ATGCACAAAAAAACCAATCTGTTCGTTTTTATTCTTCTGTTGTTTTCAATCGGTATATCAACTGCATTCTCACAGCAGTTAAAGCTGATTGTATCAAATATAAGTTTTGAGTCTTCGAATTCTCTGACATTTGATGTTTATATTCAGAACACAGGAGCAACAAGTGTTACATATAGTAATGCTGCATTTGTGTGGAATTTTGATCCTGCATTTCTTAATGGAGGTAATGCTTTATTCTCTCTTATTACAGATTATTCTGACTTCCCTTCCACTGCATTGCCACCTTCTGCATTACTTACAGGAAGTAATATTATCAGGACATCCTCAAATCTTCCCGGTGCAAATGGTACAATATTACCTGGTGAAGGAAAAAGAATTTCCCGATTCAGATTTCAAACTACGGCAAGTTCATTTAATGGAAGTTATTTTAATTTAACCTGGAAAAATTCTGTTACACCTTACACAAGAGTTTACAGCTGGAATAATGTTACAGGTTTACCGGAAGAGGTTATAAATTTAAGCTTTAATGTGCAGCAACCTCTATTAGTTGAAAATTTTGAATTTAGTGGTTCGTTGACAGCTAACGGCTGGACAGCACATAGTGGCAGTGGAACAAATCCAATTTCCACAACAACCGGGCTTACATATACTAATTATCCTGGAAGTGGGGTTGGTAATGCTGCTTTAATCACTAATATGGGTGGTGAAGATGTAAACAGAGGTTTTGATTCCGTTTTTACTGACGGTTCCTCGGTTTATTATTCATTTATGCTTAATGTTAATGAAACTGCTTCAAATAAGACAGGTGATTACTTTATACATCTTGGTGATAGAGTAAGTCCTGTTTCATTTACTGCATTCTCTGCAAGATTATATGCCAGAGTTGTAAGTGATCAGGTTAACTTTGGAATTTCAAATACCAGTACGCCTACATACGGCACAACAAATTTTTCTAAAAATCAGACATATCTGATTGTTGTAAAATACACAATTAATTCTGCTGGAAATGATACAACAAAATTCTGGGTTTTCAGTTCCGGGGTACCTCAATCAGAAGATCAGGCAGGTGCACCTGAATTGACTAACTCTTTAACAGCAGGGCAAAATAATATAGATGCAATCGGGCTAAGGCAAGGAAGTGCTACAACATCACCTTCAGTTATAGTTGATGGAATTAGAATCGGAAGAAATTGGGAAGATATTGTTACGATACCTACTGGACCACAGCTTGCAGTTAATCCATCAACCCTTTCCGGATTTAGTTACTTTGTTGGCAGTGGTCCTTCAGCATCACAGAGCTATAATCTCAGCGGTTCTGATTTGAATCCCCCTTCCGGTAATATCACTGTTACTGCACCAACTAATTATGAAATATCCTTGAACAACTCAACATTCTCAAATTCTTTACTTGTTCCATACAGTGGTGGCTCGCTTGCTTCTACTCCGATTTATGTCAGACTAAAAGCCGGTCTAACCGGAGGATTATATAATGGTGAAGTGATAACAAACTCAGGAGGTGGTGCAAGCGATGCTATTGTAACCTGCAATGGTTTTGTTCTCAAACCTGAGCCAACAAATCATGTAAGTAACTTCTCTGGTTCGCTTGGTAATCCGGGATATTATTACATTAATCTTAATTGGATTGACGCAACCGGCGGAACTTTGCCGGATGGTTATTTAATAAGAGCAAGTTCATTTGCATTTGATTCAATTCCAAATCCTGTTGACGGGGTCCCTGTTAATAATTCAACATTTAATCAGAATGTTAATCAGGGCATTCAATCAGCAACATTTGGATTAAACAGCGGAACAACTTATTACTTCAAAATTTTTCCTTACACCAATTCGGGTTCTTTAATTGATTACAAGACTGATGGAACTGTTCCTCAGTTTAGTATTTCAACTGATAATTTACCTGTACTGCCAATAGTTGAAAATTTCAGCTATACAGTTGGTTCTTTTCTAAGTCAGAATGGATGGGTTCCTCACAGCGGAGCTGGTTCAAATCCAGTAACAGTCGTTGATACAAACCTCAGTTATACGGGATATCAGTATTCGAATATTGGCAAAGCAGTATATATCACTAATACTGGTGAAGATGTTAACCGCGCTTTCGAAACCACAGCAACAGGAAGTTTGTACGCTTCATTTTTAGTGAGTTTTGACTCTGTTCAAAATGCAGGTGATTATTTCTTTCACTTTGGACCGGAAAATACCACAGCAATTTTCCTAGGTAAAGTCTTTGCTAAAAGAGACAGCATAACCGGTAATCTTGCTTTTGGAGTAGCAAAGAGAAATAATACTGAAGCTGTTTATACTTCACCAATTTATTCATTAGGCACAACATATCTTGTTGTAGTAAAGTATGAGTTTTATGATGGTGGTACATCTAATGATACAGCTAAACTATGGATTAATCCAGTTCTCGATGGAAATGAACCAACACCTGATCTGAAAGTTGGTGATAGTGGCACAGATGCGGTTTCCTTGGCAATGATTGCATTAAGACAAGGTTCAACTGCCTCATCACCAAGATTATATATTGACGGAATAAGAGTAGCCACTAGTTGGATACCTTCCACTTCACAAACTACTTTCCAGCTAACAGTTTCAGTTGGCAATGGTTGGAATATGGTATCAGTACCTGGTTTACATCCTGTTGATCAGAATATACTTACCTGGTGGCCTGGTAAAGACCCTGCTGCAAATGTTTTCAAGTTCCAGGGTGCTTATCAATCTGTTACAACAGTTCAACCTGGTCTCGGCTACTGGATGAAACATCTCGGTGCTAATACTTACAACACAGGTGATGAATGGCCTGCTGGTGGTATCAATATCGTTCCTCACGATCCTCTTAATGCTGCTGCTGGCTGGAACCTCATAGGTGGTTATGAGTTCTTAGCTCCTACTTCGGCTCTTACTACCAATCCTTCAGGGCTCATATCCGGTTTCGTATATGGTTACACTACTAGTGGTGGTTATCAGGTTGCTAGTGACCTTGTTCCTGGTTATGGTTACTGGCTTAAACTTACTGCTGCCGGTCAGATTAACATAAATCCAGGTCCTAAAGCTAACTTCAAACTTTCTGACTTTATCCCTGATGACTTCGGTAAGATTATCATTACTGATAACGCAGGTAAGTCTTACACTCTCTATGTTGCTCAGGGTAAACAAGCTCAGAAGACTTCACTCGACTTCTTCGAACTTCCTCCCGTTGCATTCCCTGATATGTTCGATGTAAGATACACAACCGGAAGATTTGTTGAAGATTTGAGCAGTGCAATGAAGACTGTTCAGATGCAGGGAGTAGAATATCCTGTAAGGGTAAGAGTAGAAGGAATGATGCTGAGGATAACAGATGAAACAGGAAAAGCAGTAAATGAGAGAGTAAACTCAGGTGAAGAGATAACAATCAGCAACTCACAGATAAGCAAGTTGAATGTGATGAGTGATATAATACCTGATAAGTATTCTCTTGAGCAGAATTATCCGAATCCATTCAACCCAACGACAACGATAGAATTCTCATTGCCGGAGGATGTAGAGAATGTAAGGTTAACGATATACAATGCATTGGGAGAGAAGGTAGCAGAGCTAGTAAACGGAAAGATGGAAGCAGGCAGATACAGATATCAGTGGAATGCTGGAAATGTTGCAACAGGATTGTATATCTATGAACTTAAGACAAACAAATTCTCTTCTGTCAAGAAGATGATGTTGTTGAAGTAA
- a CDS encoding SET domain-containing protein, translated as MNSDYLYDNIIVKESEVHGKGIFTSLPIKKDQRILLIEGEEIDAAECIRRENEENNVYIFWKDDNSYIDASATEKIKYINHSCNCNCYIDEDESGNLILVASKDIEAGEELTIDYGYDEIYEECSCKSCDNKLESAA; from the coding sequence ATGAATTCGGATTACTTATATGATAATATAATCGTTAAAGAATCAGAAGTACATGGTAAGGGCATTTTTACAAGTTTACCAATAAAAAAAGATCAAAGAATTCTTTTGATTGAAGGTGAGGAAATAGATGCAGCAGAATGCATCAGAAGAGAAAATGAAGAAAACAATGTTTATATCTTCTGGAAAGACGATAATAGCTACATAGATGCTTCCGCAACTGAAAAAATTAAATACATAAATCACAGTTGTAATTGCAATTGCTATATTGATGAAGATGAATCGGGAAATCTTATACTCGTTGCTTCAAAAGATATTGAAGCTGGTGAAGAATTAACTATTGATTATGGTTACGATGAAATTTATGAAGAATGTTCTTGCAAAAGTTGCGATAATAAACTTGAATCAGCTGCATAG
- a CDS encoding cytochrome c3 family protein: protein MKKIKYTYSFLLVAVIMFLVIAAIQNGTSESENPNEGKIKFSHSLHSELVDCQTCHSAVIESASLTTLQLPNHDNCSACHSVDNNEECKTCHVNDVYEPLVRKKSELIFNHNFHLNNTQMNCESCHKGLKEVDYSWQAVGVNPPMENCYNCHNDKTVASNACESCHISTANLLPQNHKVSNFTRNHKFMVNAVDANCVMCHDNQSCNDCHVSTNVITEVNLNNDFYQPYYPSNFTDGTKLQAIRRVHDLNYRFTHGMDSKGKTAECQSCHQVETFCANCHAAENTDFAVSGIIPASHLKPNFFTIGVGSGGGEHAILARRDIERCTSCHDVNGSDPTCITCHLDSDGIKGTNPKTHARGFMKDEKGDWHDSAGSVCYNCHTSASPSSPKSSGFCNYCHGL from the coding sequence ATGAAGAAAATTAAATACACTTATAGTTTCCTGTTAGTTGCAGTGATTATGTTCTTAGTAATTGCTGCTATCCAAAATGGAACATCTGAATCTGAAAATCCTAATGAAGGTAAAATTAAATTTTCACATTCGCTTCATTCAGAGTTAGTTGATTGTCAAACCTGTCATAGTGCAGTTATTGAAAGCGCATCTTTGACAACACTTCAACTCCCGAATCACGATAATTGCTCTGCTTGCCACAGCGTTGATAACAATGAGGAATGTAAAACTTGTCATGTTAATGATGTTTATGAACCATTGGTTAGAAAAAAGTCTGAATTGATATTCAACCATAATTTTCATTTGAATAATACTCAGATGAACTGTGAATCCTGCCATAAAGGATTAAAAGAAGTTGATTATAGTTGGCAGGCAGTGGGCGTTAATCCACCGATGGAAAATTGCTATAATTGTCATAATGATAAAACAGTTGCGTCAAATGCTTGTGAATCTTGCCATATCTCGACAGCAAATCTGTTACCTCAAAATCACAAGGTTTCTAATTTCACGCGCAATCATAAATTTATGGTAAATGCAGTTGATGCGAATTGTGTTATGTGTCATGATAATCAGAGTTGTAATGATTGTCATGTTTCTACAAATGTTATCACAGAAGTAAATCTGAATAATGATTTCTATCAACCATACTATCCAAGCAATTTTACTGATGGTACAAAACTTCAGGCAATAAGAAGAGTTCATGATCTGAATTACAGATTTACGCACGGTATGGATTCAAAAGGTAAGACCGCTGAATGTCAGTCCTGTCATCAGGTTGAAACTTTCTGTGCAAATTGTCACGCTGCAGAGAATACAGATTTCGCTGTTAGTGGAATAATCCCAGCAAGTCATTTGAAACCAAACTTCTTTACTATCGGAGTTGGTTCTGGTGGTGGAGAGCATGCAATACTTGCAAGACGTGATATTGAAAGGTGTACCTCTTGCCATGATGTTAATGGCTCTGATCCAACTTGCATAACCTGTCATCTCGATAGTGATGGAATAAAAGGTACAAACCCTAAAACACACGCCAGAGGATTTATGAAAGATGAAAAGGGTGATTGGCACGACAGTGCAGGTTCGGTTTGCTACAACTGTCATACAAGTGCTTCACCATCATCTCCTAAATCAAGTGGTTTTTGTAACTATTGTCACGGGTTATAA